The following coding sequences are from one Xiphophorus couchianus chromosome 22, X_couchianus-1.0, whole genome shotgun sequence window:
- the got1 gene encoding aspartate aminotransferase, cytoplasmic, with protein sequence MSVFCDVQQAAPVAVFKLTQDFSKDEFPNKVNLGVGAYRTNEGKPWVLPVVKKVEKLIVHDDRLNHEYLPILGLPEFRSSSSKIVLGDDSPAIREDRVGGVQCLGGTGALKIGAEFLRRFYNGNNNTKTPVYVSAPTWENHNALFNSAGFEDVRPYKYWDAEKRGLDLSGFLRDLESCPERSIFVLHACAHNPTGTDPTQEQWKQIAEVMMRRKLFVFFDSAYQGFASGNLDKDAWAVRYFVSMGIEMFCAQSFSKNFGLYNERVGNLTIVARDADNLKRVLSQMEKIVRTTWSNPPSQGARIVAVTLNSPELFSEWKDNVKTMADRVLLMRAQLKAKLQSLGTPGTWDHITDQIGMFSFTGLNSKQVEYMVKEKHIYLMASGRINMCGLTSKNIDYVAESIHEAVTKVQ encoded by the exons ATGTCGGTGTTTTGTGACGTGCAGCAAGCAGCCCCCGTTGCTGTCTTTAAACTTACGCAGGACTTCAGTAAAGACGAGTTTCCAAATAAGGTGAACCTCGGAGTGGGAG CGTACAGGACCAATGAAGGCAAGCCGTGGGTTTTACCGGTGGTGAAAAAGGTGGAGAAGCTTATCGTTCACGACGACAGGCTAAACCACGAGTACCTGCCCATCCTGGGCCTCCCTGAGTTCAGATCCTCCTCCTCCAAGATCGTACTGGGAGATGACAGCCCTGCCATTCGGGAGGACAGG GTGGGCGGTGTCCAGTGTCTCGGTGGTACCGGTGCATTGAAGATTGGTGCAGAGTTCTTGAGACGATTCTACAATGGGAACAACAACACTAAAACACCCGTCTACGTGTCTGCACCTACTTGGG AAAATCACAACGCCTTGTTCAACAGTGCTGGTTTTGAGGATGTGCGCCCATACAAATACTGGGACGCAGAGAAGAGAGGTCTCGATTTGTCAGGTTTCCTCAGGGACTTGGAG AGTTGTCCAGAGCGCTCCATCTTTGTCCTACATGCTTGTGCCCATAATCCCACTGGAACGGACCCCACACAGGAGCAATGGAAGCAAATAGCTGAAGTCATGATG AGGCGAAAACTGTTTGTGTTCTTTGACTCGGCCTATCAGGGATTTGCCTCGGGTAACCTTGACAAAGACGCTTGGGCTGTCCGCTACTTTGTCTCCATGGGCATTGAAATGTTCTGTGCTCAGTCTTTCTCAAAGAACTTCGGACTCTATA ATGAGCGTGTGGGTAACCTGACAATCGTGGCACGGGATGCAGATAACCTGAAGAGAGTTCTCTCCCAGATGGAGAAGATTGTCAGGACCACCTGGTCCAACCCACCGTCTCAGGGTGCTCGCATTGTTGCAGTCACGCTTAACTCACCGGAGCTATTTTCTGAGTG GAAGGACAATGTGAAGACAATGGCTGACAGAGTCTTACTGATGAGGGCTCAGCTTAAAGCCAAGCTCCAGTCTCTGGGAACTCCAGGGACCTGGGACCACATCACAGACCAGATCGGCATGTTCAGCTTCACAGGCCTCAACT CTAAACAAGTAGAATACATGGTGAAGGAAAAGCACATCTATTTAATGGCCAGTGGTCGCATCAACATGTGTGGTTTGACCAGCAAGAACATCGACTATGTAGCGGAGTCCATCCATGAAGCTGTTACTAAGGTGCAGTAG
- the cnnm1 gene encoding metal transporter CNNM1 encodes MAVDAADDLCCILHPRRLSLIFLTVILSFLPAPAVALLGVRPEDTQSGDVSVQDGILRATEGARFMLRVYYSEHPNSANISGRPDAAPAAPWIAFIEEPSSGSKDAERGLRSKGDPCEEESSRSSDIELLGSFRSTSSHNSVLLELLAKDLRKDEVIKYYSMCAFDGVKWKHFRTKDFWLAVVERPPEPDAWLQAGVSVLLLALSALCSGLNISMLALDPVELRVLQNSGTEKEQKYARKIESVRKHGNYILCTVVLGNVLTNTCFVVWMCQILGMTALSTTSCTLGIFFIGEILPHSVASRHSLAIASKTLCATRLLMLIFFPIAYPVSKILDIMLHQEISSFYTREKLVAMLRVTDPYHDLVKEELNIIQGALELRTKTVEDVLTPLTDCYMLSSDAVLDFCTMSDVMQSGFTRIPVYENDRSNIVDILFVKDLAFVDPDDCTPLKTITQFYKHPMHCVFSDTKLDVMLEEFKRGKSHLAVVQRVNSEGEGDPFYEVMGIVTLEDVIEEIIKSEIVDETDLYTDNRTKRRVSHHERKQQDFSIFKLGENELKVKISPQLLLATHRFLATEVEPFRLCHLSDKILLRLIKHPSVVQDLKFDPKNKHAPQHYLYQRNKPVDYFILILQGRVEVEIGKEALRFENGAFSYYGMPALIPPLPTVHRYSSRSSGLNQSDLLLSGGSLGQLTAGGGAYLPDYSVRQLTDLQIIKISKNHYQNAMTATRMDSTPQTPDTMDPDIKGRPPGPEARSNSIALPLMSTHTRLGLARFAHLHPYGGLHSTSQLNERNRIVRSKSDGQRSPNDTVFLRMDEIPYIHEDRPESSADNDVPTEPSTSPFISSLSLSSSEENIGKKLLRKLSNKRRKKSREGEKSLEEEEGSEQPSVTS; translated from the exons ATGGCTGTGGATGCTGCGGATGATCTCTGCTGCATCCTGCATCCGCGCCGGCTCTCCCTCATCTTTCTCACCGTGATCCTCTCTTTTCTGCCAGCCCCGGCTGTGGCGCTGCTTGGCGTTCGCCCCGAAGACACTCAGAGCGGGGATGTGTCCGTGCAGGACGGGATTTTGAGGGCGACCGAGGGGGCTCGCTTCATGCTGAGGGTTTACTACTCCGAGCATCCTAACAGCGCGAACATCAGCGGGAGACCTGACGCCGCACCTGCAGCTCCGTGGATCGCCTTCATAGAGGAGCCGAGCAGCGGCAGCAAGGATGCGGAGAGGGGACTCCGCTCCAAGGGAGACCCGTGTGAGGAGGAGAGCTCCCGGAGCTCCGACATAGAACTGCTGGGCTCCTTCAGGTCCACCTCAAGTCACAACTCTGTTCTGCTTGAGTTGCTGGCCAAAGACTTGCGCAAAGATGAGGTGATCAAATACTACTCCATGTGTGCGTTTGACGGAGTGAAATGGAAGCACTTCAGGACCAAAGACTTCTGGCTGGCTGTGGTGGAGAGACCTCCGGAGCCAGATGCTTGGCTCCAAGCGGGGGTCTCTGTGCTTTTATTAGCGCTATCTGCCCTGTGCAGCGGGCTGAACATCAGCATGCTGGCTCTTGACCCCGTGGAGCTGCGGGTCCTGCAGAACAGCGGCAcagaaaaggagcagaaataCGCACGGAAAATAGAATCCGTGCGTAAACATGGGAACTACATCCTCTGCACTGTGGTGCTGGGCAACGTCCTCACAAATACGTGTTTTGTGGTGTGGATGTGCCAGATTTTAGGAATGACCGCACTATCGACTACCTCCTGCACTTTGGGGATCTTCTTTATCGGAGAAATATTACCCCACTCCGTTGCGTCCAGGCACAGCCTCGCCATCGCCTCCAAGACTCTTTGCGCCACCCGTTTGCTGATGCTAATTTTCTTCCCCATTGCATACCCGGTGTCCAAGATTCTGGACATCATGCTGCACCAGGAAATCAGCAGCTTTTACACCAGGGAGAAGCTGGTGGCCATGCTGCGCGTCACGGATCCATATCATGATCTGGTCAAGGAGGAGCTGAACATCATCCAGGGAGCCCTGGAGCTGAGGACCAAAACCGTGGAGGATGTCTTGACCCCTCTGACAGACTGCTACATGCTATCATCAGATGCGGTCCTGGACTTTTGCACCATGTCCGACGTGATGCAGAGCGGCTTCACCCGAATTCCGGTCTATGAGAACGACAGGTCCAACATTGTGGACATCCTTTTCGTGAAAGACTTGGCCTTTGTGGATCCGGACGATTGCACTCCATTGAAAACAATCACGCAGTTCTACAAGCATCCCATGCACTGCGTCTTCAGTGACACCAAGCTGGACGTGATGCTGGAGGAATTCAAGAGAG GGAAGTCTCACCTGGCCGTGGTGCAGCGGGTGAACAGCGAAGGCGAGGGGGACCCTTTCTACGAAGTGATGGGCATTGTAACGCTGGAGGATGTGATCGAAGAAATCATCAAGTCTGAGATTGTGGATGAGACAGACCTGTACA CTGACAATCGGACCAAGAGACGAGTGTCCCACCATGAGAGAAAGCAACAGGATTTCTCTATCTTCAAGCTAGGAGAAAATGAGCTGAAAGTGAAGATTTCTCCCCAGCTGCTGCTTGCCACACACCGTTTCTTAGCTACAG AAGTGGAGCCGTTCAGGTTGTGTCACCTGTCGGACAAGATCCTGCTGCGCCTCATCAAACACCCGAGTGTCGTGCAGGACCTGAAGTTTGACCCCAAGAACAAACACGCTCCTCAACACTATCTTTATCAGAGAAACAAACCAGTTGACTACTTCATCCTCATTCTGCAG GGACGGGTGGAGGTGGAGATCGGAAAGGAAGCTCTTCGGTTTGAAAATGGAGCCTTTTCCTACTATGGCATGCCAGCGCTTATCCCACCACTGCCAACTG TCCACAGATACAGCTCTCGAAGCAGCGGCCTGAACCAGTCAGACTTGTTACTGAGCGGGGGCAGCTTGGGGCAGCTCACAGCGGGCGGAGGGGCCTATTTACCAGACTACTCAGTGCGGCAACTCACAGACCTGCAGATCATCAAG ATCAGCAAGAACCATTACCAGAATGCCATGACAGCCACCCGGATGGACAGCACTCCTCAGACCCCCGATACTATGGATCCTGACATTAAAGGGAGACCCCCAGGCCCAGAGGCTCGCTCAAACAGCATCGCTCTCCCACTAATGAGCACACACACTCGACTGGGGCTGGCGCGCTTTGCACACCTCCATCCATACGGTGGCCTTCACAGCACCTCCCAGCTCAACGAGAGAAACCGCATTGTTC GCAGTAAATCTGATGGGCAGAGGAGTCCAAATGATACAGTGTTCCTTCGCATGGATGAGATTCCTTACATCCATGAAGACCGACCGGAAAGTTCTGCTGACAATG ATGTGCCTACAGAGCCGTCCACCTCCCCCTTCATCAGCTCCCTGTCCCTGTCCAGCTCAGAGGAGAACATAGGAAAGAAGCTCCTGCGTAAACTGA GTaacaagaggaggaaaaagTCTCGAGAAGGAGAAAAGagtttggaggaggaggaggggtcAGAGCAGCCATCGGTAACAAGCTAG